A single region of the Streptomyces sp. NBC_01262 genome encodes:
- a CDS encoding chaplin, which produces MNRIAKAAALTVVAGAAVLGSAAAASAHDHGRPQQGGQGHHNAHAANDGQGGVCGTGGDLLGFVNGNPGNNCA; this is translated from the coding sequence GTGAACCGTATCGCCAAGGCCGCCGCCCTGACCGTCGTGGCCGGCGCTGCCGTCCTCGGCAGTGCCGCAGCGGCCTCCGCCCATGACCACGGCCGGCCGCAGCAGGGCGGCCAGGGCCACCACAACGCGCACGCTGCCAACGACGGACAGGGCGGGGTGTGCGGCACGGGCGGCGACCTGCTCGGCTTCGTCAACGGCAACCCGGGCAACAACTGCGCGTAG
- the pstC gene encoding phosphate ABC transporter permease subunit PstC produces the protein MSSADASASAEADSEPWRSEDPVRPTAVRGFGDRVFRWQLTAAGVTVLAIMAAVGVFLLLRATAALKVTGFSFLTTAQWQPDVHHFGIAAVLTGTLLIALVAVAVSFPLALGTALFISDVAPRGLRRTLVAMVDLMAAVPSVVYGLWGLFFLQTHVIGLSRWLSQWLGWIPFLHVDGAQPGEPLASSSVYTASTFVAGLVVALMVAPIQCSVMREVFAQAPLGEREGAYALGATRWGVIRAVVLPYGRGGMIGGTMLGLGRALGETIAVYLIISPVFTIQPHILQTGANSVSSLIALHYGDASDFGMSALMAAGLALFLLTLAVNFTASSVVARSRSGAQSEA, from the coding sequence ATGTCATCCGCAGATGCATCGGCATCGGCAGAGGCGGATTCCGAGCCTTGGAGATCTGAGGACCCGGTCCGTCCCACCGCCGTACGCGGGTTCGGCGACCGGGTCTTCCGCTGGCAGCTGACGGCCGCCGGGGTGACCGTGCTCGCCATCATGGCGGCGGTCGGGGTCTTCCTGCTGCTGAGGGCCACGGCGGCGCTCAAGGTCACCGGCTTCTCCTTCCTCACCACCGCCCAATGGCAGCCGGACGTCCACCACTTCGGCATCGCGGCCGTCCTCACCGGGACTCTGCTGATCGCCCTCGTGGCGGTCGCCGTCTCGTTCCCGCTCGCGCTCGGCACGGCGCTGTTCATCTCCGACGTCGCCCCGCGCGGCCTGCGCCGCACTCTGGTCGCGATGGTCGACCTGATGGCGGCGGTGCCGTCGGTGGTCTACGGCCTGTGGGGGCTGTTCTTTCTCCAGACGCATGTGATCGGGCTGTCGCGCTGGCTGTCGCAGTGGCTCGGCTGGATCCCGTTCCTGCACGTGGACGGGGCGCAGCCGGGCGAGCCGCTCGCCTCCAGCAGCGTCTACACCGCCTCAACCTTCGTCGCCGGGCTCGTGGTCGCGCTGATGGTCGCGCCCATCCAGTGTTCGGTGATGCGGGAGGTCTTCGCGCAGGCCCCGTTGGGCGAGCGCGAGGGGGCGTACGCGCTCGGGGCGACCCGGTGGGGCGTGATCCGGGCCGTCGTACTGCCGTACGGGCGGGGCGGGATGATCGGCGGGACGATGCTGGGGCTGGGCCGGGCGCTGGGGGAGACCATCGCGGTCTACCTGATCATCAGCCCGGTCTTCACGATCCAGCCGCACATCCTGCAGACCGGCGCGAACTCGGTCTCCTCCCTGATCGCCCTGCACTATGGCGACGCCTCCGACTTCGGCATGTCGGCGCTGATGGCGGCGGGCCTGGCGCTGTTCCTGCTCACCCTGGCGGTCAACTTCACGGCGTCGTCGGTCGTGGCCCGCTCGCGGTCCGGCGCACAGAGCGAGGCATGA
- a CDS encoding SAM-dependent methyltransferase, translating into MTPGRIDTTKPHPARMYDYYLGGKDHYPIDAEAAEGVLSINPHAAHGARALRRFMQRSTHFLAAEAGIRQFLDIGTGIPTEPNLHQVAQGVHPEARIVYADNDPIVLTHARALLRSSAQGRTAYLDADVREPDKILGAPELLDTIDLSQPVALSMNALLHFVPDEFHAYELVSAFVDALAPGSYLVISHVTYDFDPETILKVIAHYNASGIPAQSRTEAEVTAFFDGLELVEPGVVPVHQWRAGADDPTAGYTNQQAASYVGVALKR; encoded by the coding sequence ATGACCCCGGGCCGCATAGACACCACCAAGCCCCACCCGGCCCGGATGTACGACTACTACCTCGGCGGCAAGGACCACTACCCCATCGACGCCGAGGCCGCCGAGGGCGTCCTCAGCATCAACCCGCACGCCGCCCACGGAGCACGTGCCCTGCGCCGCTTCATGCAGCGCAGCACCCACTTCCTCGCCGCCGAGGCCGGCATCCGCCAGTTCCTGGACATCGGCACCGGCATCCCCACCGAGCCCAACCTCCACCAGGTCGCCCAGGGTGTGCACCCCGAGGCCCGGATCGTCTACGCCGACAACGACCCGATCGTCCTCACCCACGCCCGCGCCCTGCTCCGCAGCAGCGCCCAGGGCCGTACGGCCTACCTGGACGCCGACGTGCGCGAGCCGGACAAGATCCTCGGCGCGCCGGAGCTGCTGGACACCATCGACCTGTCGCAGCCGGTCGCGCTGAGCATGAACGCCCTGCTGCACTTCGTCCCCGACGAGTTCCACGCGTACGAGCTCGTCTCGGCCTTCGTCGACGCGCTCGCGCCCGGCAGCTACCTCGTCATCTCCCATGTCACGTACGACTTCGACCCGGAGACGATCCTCAAGGTCATCGCGCACTACAACGCGAGCGGCATCCCGGCGCAGTCGCGCACCGAGGCCGAGGTGACGGCTTTCTTCGACGGCCTGGAGCTGGTCGAGCCGGGCGTCGTGCCCGTTCACCAGTGGCGGGCGGGGGCCGACGACCCGACGGCGGGCTACACGAACCAGCAGGCCGCGAGCTATGTGGGCGTGGCGCTCAAGCGCTGA
- a CDS encoding substrate-binding domain-containing protein, with translation MRSQFLRLRRLLVGLGLTALMGVSAPAVQPAAADNYTPIAGAGSTWAENAVDEWRRDVNQYGMRISYSGNGSSDGRRQFLNGTVDFAVSDIPFQTKPTDGSAPEAPVKGSYAYMPIVAGGTVFMYHLTINGKRVTNLRLSGDVVTKIFTRKISSWDDPVIAADNPGLKLPHRSIIPVVRSDGSGSTAQFTMWMANQHKALWQAYCNRVGRASACGQTSYFPTVSGMIAQSGDLGVAGYVAQGYGEGAIGYVNYSYAVNAGFPVAKVLNHAGYYTEPTAQNVAVSLLKAKINTNKSSADYLTQQLNGVYTDTDARNYPLSSYSYMILPIKEQGTFTKVKGRTLGAFSYYFMCQGQQQAETLHYSPLPINLVKAGLEQIRRIPGVVAKNIDIKKCNNPTFSASGRNKLAETAPYPKACDKQGSAPCSTGSGGAKGGGSSGGGSTGGTTTGGTTTGGTTGGTGGTGGTTPSVDPDTGQTVAADGSTSGGTTAGTGTTGTIALAQPVTVAGSSGWGGAQTLMLLAGIAVLALVLLPSFVSRLLARRSR, from the coding sequence ATGCGCAGCCAATTCCTCAGGCTCAGGCGGTTGCTGGTGGGCCTCGGCCTCACCGCCCTGATGGGCGTGTCCGCCCCCGCCGTGCAACCCGCCGCAGCGGACAACTACACCCCGATCGCGGGCGCCGGGTCGACCTGGGCCGAGAACGCCGTGGACGAGTGGCGGCGCGATGTGAACCAGTACGGCATGCGCATCAGCTACTCCGGCAACGGCAGCTCCGACGGCCGCCGCCAGTTCCTCAACGGAACCGTCGACTTCGCGGTCTCCGACATCCCGTTCCAGACCAAGCCCACCGACGGCTCCGCCCCCGAGGCACCCGTCAAGGGTTCGTACGCCTACATGCCGATCGTGGCCGGCGGCACGGTCTTCATGTACCACCTCACGATCAACGGCAAGCGGGTCACCAACCTGCGCCTGTCCGGCGACGTGGTCACCAAGATCTTCACCCGGAAGATCTCCAGCTGGGACGACCCGGTGATCGCCGCCGACAACCCCGGCCTGAAGCTGCCGCACCGCTCGATCATCCCCGTCGTCCGCTCGGACGGTTCCGGCTCCACCGCCCAGTTCACGATGTGGATGGCCAACCAGCACAAGGCGCTGTGGCAGGCGTACTGCAACAGGGTCGGCCGGGCCTCGGCCTGCGGCCAGACCTCGTACTTCCCGACCGTCTCCGGGATGATCGCCCAGTCCGGCGACCTCGGCGTGGCGGGCTATGTGGCCCAGGGCTACGGCGAGGGCGCGATCGGCTACGTCAACTACTCGTACGCGGTCAACGCGGGCTTCCCGGTGGCGAAGGTGCTCAACCACGCCGGGTACTACACCGAGCCGACCGCGCAGAACGTCGCGGTGTCGCTGCTCAAGGCGAAGATCAACACCAACAAGAGCTCCGCCGACTACCTCACTCAGCAGCTCAACGGCGTCTACACCGACACCGACGCCCGGAACTACCCGCTGTCCAGCTACTCCTACATGATCCTCCCGATCAAGGAGCAGGGCACGTTCACCAAGGTCAAGGGCCGCACCCTCGGCGCCTTCTCCTACTACTTCATGTGCCAGGGCCAGCAGCAGGCGGAGACGCTGCACTACTCCCCACTGCCGATCAACCTGGTGAAGGCGGGCCTGGAGCAGATCCGCCGGATCCCGGGTGTTGTCGCCAAGAACATCGACATCAAGAAGTGCAACAACCCCACCTTCAGCGCCTCCGGCCGCAACAAGCTCGCCGAGACCGCGCCCTACCCCAAGGCCTGTGACAAGCAGGGCTCCGCGCCCTGCTCCACCGGCAGCGGTGGGGCCAAGGGCGGCGGCAGCTCCGGCGGCGGATCGACCGGCGGTACGACCACCGGCGGCACCACCACGGGCGGCACGACCGGAGGCACCGGCGGAACGGGCGGCACGACGCCCTCCGTCGACCCGGACACCGGCCAGACCGTCGCCGCCGACGGCTCCACCAGCGGCGGCACCACCGCCGGCACCGGGACCACCGGCACCATCGCACTCGCGCAGCCGGTCACCGTGGCCGGGAGCAGCGGCTGGGGCGGGGCGCAGACGCTGATGCTGCTGGCGGGCATCGCCGTGCTCGCACTCGTACTGCTGCCCTCCTTCGTGTCCCGACTCCTCGCGAGGCGATCCCGTTGA
- a CDS encoding DMT family transporter: protein MTTLSDQRHQDQRQWPALAAAGVTVVLWASAFVSIRSAGSAYSPGALALGRLLAGTLVLGSISLIRRQGLPSRAAWPGIVTSGVLWFGGYMVILNWGEREVDAGTAAMVVNIGPILIALLSGKLLGEGLPRRLLAGMGVSFAGAVIVGLSMSAGGGGNGEKDASVLGVALCVLAAVAYAGGVVAQKPALRHAGALQVTTFGCLTGTLACLPFAGSLATEAARAPLSATLNMLYLGVFPTALAFTTWAFALARTTAGRMGATTYVVPALVVLMSWLILDEVPAPLTLAGGAVCLAGVAVSRRKSRNIPKSRELPPPVTE from the coding sequence ATGACAACCCTGTCCGATCAGCGACACCAGGATCAGCGGCAATGGCCCGCCCTCGCCGCGGCAGGCGTCACCGTCGTGCTGTGGGCCTCCGCCTTCGTCTCCATCCGCAGCGCGGGCTCGGCCTACTCGCCGGGCGCTCTCGCGCTGGGGCGGCTGCTGGCCGGGACGCTGGTGCTCGGGTCGATCAGTCTCATACGCCGCCAGGGCCTGCCGTCGAGGGCGGCCTGGCCGGGGATCGTGACCTCGGGTGTGCTGTGGTTCGGCGGCTACATGGTGATCCTGAACTGGGGTGAGCGGGAGGTCGACGCGGGCACGGCGGCGATGGTGGTCAACATCGGGCCGATCCTGATCGCGCTGCTGAGCGGAAAGCTGCTGGGGGAGGGCCTGCCGCGCCGGCTGCTGGCGGGTATGGGCGTGTCGTTCGCCGGAGCCGTGATCGTGGGGCTCTCGATGAGCGCGGGCGGGGGCGGGAACGGCGAGAAGGACGCGTCCGTGCTCGGCGTTGCGCTCTGCGTGCTGGCCGCCGTCGCGTACGCGGGCGGTGTGGTCGCGCAGAAGCCCGCGCTACGGCACGCGGGCGCGCTGCAGGTGACCACGTTCGGCTGTCTGACGGGCACCCTCGCCTGCCTGCCCTTTGCCGGGAGCCTGGCGACCGAGGCGGCGCGCGCACCGCTGTCCGCGACGCTCAACATGCTCTACCTCGGGGTCTTCCCGACCGCCCTCGCCTTCACCACCTGGGCCTTCGCCCTGGCCCGGACCACCGCGGGCCGGATGGGCGCCACGACGTACGTCGTCCCGGCCCTGGTCGTCCTCATGTCCTGGCTGATCCTGGACGAGGTGCCGGCTCCGCTCACGCTCGCCGGAGGCGCGGTGTGCCTCGCCGGGGTGGCGGTGTCCCGCCGGAAGAGCCGGAACATCCCGAAGAGCCGGGAACTTCCCCCGCCGGTCACGGAATAG
- a CDS encoding acetyl-CoA C-acetyltransferase, producing MPEAYIVEAVRTPVGRRGGGLSAVHPADLGAHILTALMERSGVDPAAVEDVVFGVLDQVGPQSGDLARTCWLAAGLPEEVPGVTIDRQCGSSQQAVHFAAQGVLSGTQDLVVAGGVQNMSAIPIGYANHRAVEPLGLTDGPFAGSRGWTARYGDRPVSQFYGAELIAEKWGITREDMEAFALRSHQRALKAIDEGRFDRELAPYGDVTTDEGPRRDTTLAKMATLKPVVDGGRITAALSSQVSDGASAMLLASERAVREHGLTPRARVHHLSVRGEDPIRMLSAPIPATAYALKKSGMSMDDIDLVEINEAFAPVVLAWLKDTGADPGKVNVNGGAIALGHPLGATGVKLMTTLLHELERTGGRYGLQTMCEGGGQANVTIIERL from the coding sequence ATGCCCGAGGCCTACATCGTCGAAGCCGTCCGCACCCCCGTGGGCCGCCGGGGCGGCGGACTCTCGGCCGTCCACCCCGCCGACCTCGGCGCGCACATCCTGACCGCCCTGATGGAACGGTCCGGCGTCGACCCGGCCGCCGTCGAGGACGTCGTCTTCGGGGTCCTGGACCAGGTCGGACCCCAGTCCGGTGACCTCGCCCGGACCTGCTGGCTGGCCGCCGGTCTGCCCGAGGAGGTCCCCGGCGTCACCATCGACCGCCAGTGCGGCTCCTCCCAGCAGGCCGTCCACTTCGCCGCCCAAGGCGTCCTGTCCGGCACCCAGGACCTCGTCGTCGCCGGCGGCGTCCAGAACATGTCGGCCATCCCCATCGGCTACGCCAACCACCGAGCCGTCGAGCCGCTCGGCCTCACCGACGGCCCCTTCGCCGGGTCGCGGGGCTGGACCGCCCGCTACGGCGACCGGCCGGTCAGCCAGTTCTACGGCGCCGAGCTGATCGCCGAGAAGTGGGGCATCACCCGGGAGGACATGGAGGCCTTCGCCCTGCGCTCCCACCAGCGGGCGCTGAAGGCCATCGACGAGGGCCGCTTCGACCGCGAACTCGCCCCCTACGGTGACGTAACCACCGACGAAGGCCCGCGCCGGGACACCACCCTGGCCAAAATGGCCACCCTCAAACCCGTCGTCGACGGCGGCCGCATCACCGCCGCCCTGTCCTCCCAGGTCTCCGACGGCGCCAGCGCCATGCTCCTCGCCTCCGAACGCGCCGTCCGCGAACACGGCCTCACCCCGCGCGCCCGCGTCCACCACCTCTCCGTACGCGGCGAAGACCCCATCCGCATGCTCTCCGCGCCGATCCCGGCGACCGCGTACGCCCTCAAGAAGAGCGGCATGTCGATGGACGACATCGACCTGGTCGAGATCAACGAGGCCTTCGCCCCCGTCGTCCTCGCCTGGCTCAAGGACACCGGAGCGGACCCAGGCAAGGTCAACGTCAACGGCGGCGCCATCGCCCTGGGCCACCCGCTCGGCGCCACCGGCGTCAAACTCATGACCACCCTCCTGCACGAACTGGAGCGCACCGGCGGCCGCTACGGCCTCCAGACCATGTGCGAAGGCGGCGGACAGGCCAACGTCACCATCATCGAACGCCTCTGA
- a CDS encoding HD domain-containing protein, with amino-acid sequence MTALNLTQVEALARLAHAAQVDKAGRPYVEHLAAVAHGVAERGGSPEQIAAAWLHDAVEDGALSAQWLAEAELPQATKKIVLALTKHPGEPLEDYTARILATPGAALVKEADLAHNADPQRLAVLPAETRERLAAKYAYVRQLLGSGTTG; translated from the coding sequence ATGACGGCTCTGAATCTGACCCAGGTCGAAGCGCTCGCCCGGCTTGCCCATGCCGCACAGGTGGACAAGGCCGGACGCCCCTACGTCGAGCACCTCGCGGCCGTGGCCCACGGCGTCGCCGAACGCGGCGGCTCCCCGGAGCAGATCGCCGCGGCCTGGCTGCACGACGCGGTGGAGGACGGGGCCCTGTCGGCCCAGTGGCTGGCGGAGGCGGAGCTGCCCCAGGCCACGAAGAAGATCGTGCTCGCGCTGACCAAACACCCCGGCGAGCCGCTGGAGGACTACACCGCGCGAATCCTGGCGACGCCGGGGGCGGCCCTCGTCAAGGAGGCTGACCTCGCGCACAATGCGGATCCCCAGCGCCTGGCGGTGCTTCCGGCGGAGACCCGGGAACGGCTGGCGGCCAAATATGCGTACGTACGACAGCTGCTGGGAAGCGGAACCACCGGCTGA
- the pstA gene encoding phosphate ABC transporter permease PstA has translation MQDVEDSPVVAVADGIAEEAVVPDPPDQPRRIGGLSRTGVLSLCGAAASGLCIAILLFGQLAPLSGAFGFTVVAYATFLTVYAVLTGLEEDGPAIRDKVMTVVLWSAASVLFSGLVLVVGFTLWRGREALPHWNFFTQDMQAAGPLDPLSNGGIAHAMLGTLIMISIALAITVPLGLACAVYLNQIPGAFSRFVRTIVEAMTALPSIVAGLMVYATWILGLGLQKSGLAAGFAISVMMLPIVIRAADVVLRLVPGTLTEAAEALGAPRWRTVWHVILPTARSGLATAVILGTARGIGETSPVLLTAGFTAALNADPTAGPMISLPLAVFSFVKSPEPTMIARGFGAAAVLMALVLVLFTIARLIGGRGAGHRSKGQARRAARASRRDVQRFDDLHAPALPLFDGENH, from the coding sequence GTGCAAGACGTAGAAGACTCCCCGGTGGTCGCGGTCGCGGACGGCATCGCCGAAGAGGCCGTCGTTCCCGATCCCCCCGACCAGCCGCGCCGCATCGGCGGTCTGTCCCGTACCGGCGTGCTGTCCCTGTGCGGGGCCGCCGCCTCCGGGCTGTGCATCGCGATCCTGCTCTTCGGGCAACTCGCTCCGCTCTCAGGCGCGTTCGGCTTCACCGTCGTCGCGTACGCCACCTTCCTCACCGTGTACGCGGTGCTGACCGGCCTGGAGGAGGACGGCCCGGCGATCCGCGACAAGGTGATGACCGTCGTGCTGTGGTCGGCGGCGAGCGTGCTCTTCTCCGGCCTCGTCCTGGTCGTCGGCTTCACGCTGTGGCGGGGCCGGGAGGCACTGCCGCACTGGAACTTCTTCACCCAGGACATGCAGGCCGCCGGCCCGCTGGACCCGCTGTCCAACGGCGGCATCGCGCACGCGATGCTCGGCACGCTCATCATGATCTCCATCGCGCTGGCCATCACCGTCCCACTGGGCCTGGCCTGCGCGGTGTACCTCAACCAGATCCCGGGCGCCTTCTCGCGGTTCGTACGCACCATCGTCGAGGCGATGACCGCGCTGCCCTCGATCGTGGCCGGCCTCATGGTGTACGCGACCTGGATCCTCGGCCTCGGCCTGCAGAAGTCCGGGCTGGCGGCGGGCTTCGCGATCAGCGTGATGATGCTGCCGATCGTGATCCGCGCCGCCGACGTCGTGCTGCGACTGGTCCCCGGCACGCTCACCGAGGCCGCCGAGGCGCTGGGCGCCCCGCGCTGGCGGACGGTATGGCACGTCATCCTGCCGACGGCCCGCTCCGGCCTGGCCACCGCGGTCATCCTCGGCACGGCGCGCGGCATCGGCGAGACCTCGCCCGTACTGCTCACCGCGGGCTTCACCGCCGCCCTGAACGCCGACCCGACGGCAGGCCCGATGATCTCGCTGCCGCTCGCCGTCTTCTCCTTCGTCAAGTCCCCCGAACCCACCATGATCGCCCGTGGCTTCGGCGCCGCAGCCGTCCTGATGGCCCTGGTCCTGGTGCTCTTCACCATCGCCCGCCTCATCGGCGGCCGGGGCGCCGGCCACCGCAGCAAGGGCCAGGCGCGGCGGGCGGCCCGCGCTTCGCGCCGCGACGTACAGCGCTTCGACGACCTGCACGCACCCGCACTGCCCCTGTTCGACGGAGAGAACCACTGA
- a CDS encoding S1 family peptidase — protein MSHQRQRNVRRIGIFATAGGLICAGAVVAGAFASQSSDTASTNAATLASKDPAALAAQLVSQLGTDDTAGAWLDDDGKAVVAVTDQDAAAAVQAAGATAKMVARSSDVLATATAALKAAPTVAGTAWSVDPKTNQVVVLADTTVSSADWNTLSTTASAQSGAVRMERTASTFTTRAAIAGGDAIFSDVARCSLGFNVTDGTSNFILTAGHCGAVGTPWAADQNGEATLGSTVKDTFPGDGDFSLIATDGTAIEQPSEVDLGNTTQAIAVAAEAVVGEAVVRSGSTTGVHDGEVQALNATVNYPEGTVTGLIQTNVCAEPGDSGGPLFDGDKAIGLTSGGDGDCTVGGTTFFQPVTTALAALGVDIPAADGATATATDSAAVTDPPADGVTDAPTDGVTEAPTDGATATDTATATDLPTDEATATEEPTDEATATEEPPADVAPGYMYDHSSRHHRSSN, from the coding sequence TTGAGTCACCAAAGGCAACGCAACGTCCGCAGGATCGGCATCTTCGCCACCGCTGGCGGGCTGATCTGCGCCGGGGCGGTGGTCGCGGGGGCATTCGCGAGTCAGTCGTCCGACACGGCATCGACGAACGCCGCCACACTCGCCAGTAAGGATCCCGCCGCACTCGCCGCCCAGTTGGTCAGCCAGCTCGGCACCGACGACACGGCGGGCGCTTGGCTCGACGACGACGGCAAGGCAGTCGTCGCGGTCACCGACCAGGACGCGGCAGCCGCGGTCCAGGCAGCCGGCGCCACAGCCAAGATGGTCGCCCGCAGCTCCGACGTGCTCGCCACCGCCACCGCCGCGCTGAAGGCCGCCCCCACGGTGGCCGGCACCGCGTGGTCCGTCGACCCCAAGACCAACCAGGTCGTGGTGCTCGCCGACACGACGGTGTCGTCCGCCGACTGGAACACGCTGTCCACCACGGCGAGCGCCCAGAGCGGCGCCGTACGCATGGAGCGCACGGCCAGCACCTTCACCACCCGCGCCGCAATCGCGGGTGGTGACGCGATCTTCTCCGACGTCGCCCGCTGCTCCCTCGGCTTCAATGTCACCGACGGGACCAGCAACTTCATCCTCACCGCAGGCCACTGCGGCGCCGTCGGCACCCCCTGGGCCGCCGACCAGAACGGCGAGGCGACCCTTGGCTCCACGGTCAAGGACACCTTTCCGGGTGACGGGGACTTCTCGCTGATAGCCACCGACGGCACGGCCATCGAGCAGCCCAGCGAGGTCGACCTCGGCAACACCACCCAGGCGATCGCGGTCGCCGCCGAAGCGGTCGTCGGCGAGGCCGTCGTACGCAGCGGCAGCACGACGGGCGTCCACGACGGCGAGGTCCAGGCCCTCAACGCCACCGTCAACTACCCCGAGGGCACCGTCACCGGCCTCATCCAGACCAACGTCTGCGCCGAGCCCGGCGACTCCGGCGGCCCCCTCTTCGACGGTGACAAGGCCATCGGCCTCACCTCCGGCGGCGACGGCGACTGCACCGTCGGCGGCACTACCTTCTTCCAGCCCGTCACCACGGCTCTCGCCGCCCTCGGCGTCGACATCCCCGCGGCCGACGGCGCCACCGCGACCGCCACGGACAGTGCCGCCGTCACCGACCCGCCGGCCGACGGCGTCACCGACGCACCCACCGACGGCGTGACGGAGGCACCCACGGACGGCGCGACCGCCACCGACACGGCCACGGCGACCGACCTGCCCACGGACGAGGCGACGGCCACCGAGGAGCCCACGGACGAGGCGACCGCTACCGAGGAGCCGCCCGCAGACGTCGCCCCCGGCTACATGTACGACCACTCCTCACGGCACCACCGCAGCAGCAACTGA
- a CDS encoding TetR/AcrR family transcriptional regulator, which translates to MPKKTTAVSPAPAPAPAVRRAELLATAGEVFARQGYNATTVRQIADAAGMLAGSLYYHFDSKESMIDEILSGFLRELWAGYDTVLAAGLGPRETIEALVVESFREIDRHQSAVAIFQKEARHLSAQPRFTYLAESQEKFERVWLDTLRRGAAAGVFRADLDLRLTYRFVRDTVWVAASWYRPGGQHSPEEIARQYLSMVLDGIAVPPKES; encoded by the coding sequence GTGCCGAAGAAGACCACAGCCGTGAGCCCCGCCCCCGCCCCCGCTCCCGCCGTGCGCCGCGCGGAGCTGCTGGCGACGGCGGGTGAGGTGTTCGCCCGCCAGGGCTACAACGCCACCACCGTGCGGCAGATCGCGGACGCGGCCGGGATGCTCGCGGGCAGCCTGTACTACCACTTCGATTCCAAGGAATCGATGATCGACGAGATCCTCTCCGGCTTCCTGCGGGAGCTGTGGGCGGGCTACGACACGGTCCTGGCCGCCGGGCTGGGGCCGAGGGAGACCATCGAGGCCCTGGTCGTGGAGTCCTTCCGCGAGATCGACCGCCACCAGTCCGCCGTCGCGATCTTCCAGAAGGAAGCCCGGCACCTGTCCGCCCAGCCGCGCTTCACCTATCTCGCCGAGTCGCAGGAGAAGTTCGAACGGGTCTGGCTCGACACCCTGCGGCGCGGCGCCGCCGCCGGGGTCTTCCGCGCCGACCTGGACCTGCGGCTCACGTACCGTTTCGTACGCGACACGGTCTGGGTCGCCGCCTCCTGGTACCGGCCCGGAGGGCAGCACAGCCCCGAAGAGATCGCACGGCAGTACCTGTCCATGGTCCTGGACGGCATCGCCGTCCCCCCGAAGGAGTCGTGA
- a CDS encoding DUF397 domain-containing protein, with protein sequence MDRDRIDRIRNGMPARNLGTEGWHKPWSGPNGGACVEAKKLNDGRVALRQSTDPDGPALICSNQDITQFILGAKSGAADFLMGEVV encoded by the coding sequence ATGGATCGCGATCGAATCGATCGGATACGCAACGGCATGCCCGCCCGCAACCTCGGCACCGAGGGCTGGCACAAGCCGTGGAGCGGCCCGAACGGCGGCGCCTGCGTCGAGGCGAAGAAGCTCAACGACGGGCGCGTAGCGCTGCGGCAGTCCACCGATCCGGACGGGCCCGCGCTGATCTGCAGCAACCAGGACATCACGCAATTCATCCTCGGGGCCAAGTCCGGCGCCGCGGACTTCCTGATGGGAGAGGTCGTATGA